The genomic DNA GACGGCGAACGCAATATTGTCGTTAATTCCAGGAATTGAACCTACGATCATTCCTACGAAGACGCCCAATACCAGCATCATTGCAACAGGTAGCGAGAACAGGGTCTGAAACCCGAGTGAAATAAACTCCATTGCCGTTATCTCACAAGATCCAGGATGCCACTGGCGTCGGAATTCGGACACCAAGCAACACCATGAAAACAGTATAACTTACTGTACTGACCAGAGCGGCAAATAGAGTGATTTTCTTAGCATCACGCATACCACACAAAATCATGAAAGCGGCTTGCATCAGGAAGGTTGGGATGAGGTAGCCTAAACCGGTTGAAATTGCCGTAATCCAAGAGACGATAATTATGACGGATGGCACAGCCGATTGAAGTGAAAGAATGAAGGAGACTCTATCAGACGTGCCAATGACCGCCTTGATGCTTAATAACAATCCAAGAATTGCAAGAATAATTCCGAGGGATAGTGGATAAGGGCGCGACAGATCATCAAAACCGCTTGCCATCCAAGCAGCAATAAAGCCGGTTACGAATATTACGGCTCCAGTCCAGAAATCGCTATTCGAGTATACCGCTTGGGTAATAGGTGGCTTCAACGAACTCACAAATTCCCCTCCCTTTTATATATTCTGTATCGGCCCGCAATTTCCAGCGGGCCGATGATTATAGTGTGGAAAATTGTAGCTACTTTTTACCTAACCCAGCTTCGTCAATAATTACCGAGGTAAGCTTGGAGTAATTATCAACCACGAACTGAAAACCTTCGGCATCGCGATATGTCGCAACGTAGCCAGCGCTTTTCATTTTCTCAACATAGGCAGGTGTTTCATATGTCTTCTTCATCAGCTCAGAAAGGGTAGCAACGACCGAGTCCGGCGTATCCTTCGGGACAGCCCAGCCTCGGAATGTTGCCCAAATCGGAATATCAATACCGGCTTCCTGGAACGTTGGCACATCCGGGAAATCTGCTACTCGCTCTTCAGAGGCAACGGTCAAAATACGGACACTTCCATTGGCAGCCTGAGCGGTTGCTTCCCCCAACGGCCAAAGCGCAGCATCTGCATGGCCACCCGCAATAGCTTGAACCTGGGCACCAAATCCTTTGGTTGGAAGGTAGTTGAAGCTCACGTCTGAAACGCGCTCAATAGCCAGACCAGACATATGGTGAGATGTACCAACACCAGCAATAACGATGTTCAGCTTTTTCTCTTTCGCAGCCTTCATGAAATCTTTTGCTGACTTGATGGGCGAAGTTGCGGGAACAACAATCACTTCTGGATCAAGGTTGTAGAGAGCAACCAGCTTGAAGTCTTTAACACTGTAGCTCGCGCCCTTCATTTGGGGATTGGTCACTACCGAGCTTGTCATGGCGAGAACCGAATAACCGTCCGGTTCTGCGTTGGCAACCGATGTCTGGCCCACCACACCGCCGCCGCCGGCGCGGTTCACAACGTTTACCTTGGAACCTTCCAGGATTGTGTTTGCCGTTTCGGCAATGATGCGCGAAGTCGTGTCGACTGATCCACCTGGATCAAATGGCACCACCAGATCAATTGTTTTCGTCGGGTAGTCATCAGCCTGGGCAGAAGCAACAACGCTACCGGCCATTAAAAGCGAAAATGCTAGTGTCAGGGACTTGAAAATTCTCATTCTTTCCTCCTCGAAGCCTTTGGGGATATGACATCAAATTTATTTTTCGATGCACTATGCAAAGAATATGAAGCAATATTCTATTTGTATAATTAATATTTTTGCATTATTTATTAGATTTTCTAATGTTGGAATGTTATGAGCCCAGAGATACAAATCAGCCAGCTAAAAAGCCTGATCGCAATAGACGAAGAAGGTAGCTTCAGCGCAGCCGCGAGGCGTGTTGGCCGAACGCAGTCCGCCATCACTCAACAAATGCGAAATCTTGAACTGGTCATAGGGACCCAACTATTTGCTGCAAAAGGCAGACATCGGGAATTGACCGAAGCAGGCCGCACGCTTTTGCGCCATAGCCACGAAATCGTGTCTCTTTGTAACCAAGCCGTATCTGCTTCAGCGCGCAATCAAAATAGTGGTGTTATCCGAATTGGTGCACCGCAGGAAATTGCGGAAGAACTGTTGCTGAAAATATTGAAAGAATTCAGTGAACTTTGGACCACTGTTCGCGTAGTAGTCCACATTGATAGAAGCCCCAAGCTGATGCAAATGCTGGAAAACGGTGAACTGGATTTGAGCCTCAGTACCCGGCGCTCCAGAAATTATGAAAGCATAGCACTGTTGAACATGTCTGTTCACTGGATTGCGGCAGAGAACTGGAAATATAATCCCAATGATCCGCTACCCCTCGTCCTTTCCGACGAACCCAGCATGTTCAGGCGTATTGCGTTGTCGGCGCTGGATTTAAGCGGACAAACATACATAGAAAAAGTGACGTCTTCTTCGATGAGCGGCGTACGGCTCGCAGTAGCTGCTGAAATTGGCATTACCGCAAGGACGAAAAGTGCCTTTTTTATGGGAAGTAAAACACTGGACGAGCAAAGCGGGCTGCCGCCGCTTCCAGACGTTACATACTACCTGCACAGGTCAGAGCAACAATCAAGCCAAGCTTCAAAAGATCTGTTTGATATGATTTCAAATTTTAAACATATTTAATATTTAATATATTTTAAACAGATCAAAATAAATTTCGAGTTGCGCGTTTTTAGTAAGAATATGGCGATGATGCGCATATTTAATTGATTATTACTTAAAATATTCTATGGTTCACGCCAGATTTACAAGAATATTTGCTTCGATGCGCGTGTGATGGCAATCACCCCATTCTGACCAGCATGGACAACAAATCTGCGCGAAGTGATGACTACCCAATTGTATATGGGGAAACCGCGGTGTCAGTAGGCTTTGATCCCCAAAGTCGACCTTCATTGGCAATTCTCATCCCTGGCTGCGCCACATCTTTGCTTGATGGTGGCTATGCAGAACCCAGGATATGCCAGGCTATGAAGCTGCATGGAGACTGAACGCTCCAGATCGCCATGCGGCCCCGATGCCGCAACCAGGTTCGAAATGCTGCCGCAGCGTTGGGTGCTGGAGCGTATATTCGCATGGCTTGGTCGATATAGACAATTGGCAAACGATCAGAAAAAACATTGCAAGTGCCACAGCATGGGCGCTTATCGCCCATACCCGTATTGCTAGTCGGCACATCGCAAAATACTGCTACCTGACGTAGAATTTCGAGTCCGGCTCTTAGAATTCAAGCGCCCGGCTTTGGTTTGCGCCGTTTGATCGGTGCCATTCCGGCCCGCGTCGCATCGCTGGGTTTGCCGGGCCGGGCATTACCGCCTGCCGCCTTACCACCCGCTGGCTTGCCGGCTTTCTTGTTCTTGCCGTATCTTGGCTTGCCGCCGATGCGTTCAGCCTGGTCGCCCGCAGCAGCTGAGCGTTCAACCCGTTCAACCGGCTTGCCCCGCTTCGTGAAGACAGGCTTGCCTGCGGCGGCTGCGGTTTTGTCCGCGGCCGGTTCATAGTCGGATTTAGCAATCGGGCCAGTGTCGAGCGGCGAAAATCCGGGTTTTTTCGCAAATGGGCGCTTCGGCCTGTCTTCCGTATTCTTCCTGTCAGCCTTGTATGCAGGCCTGTCAGTCCGCGGACGGTCAGAGTTCTGCGAGCGGTCTTTCTCAAATTTTGGTTTTTTGGAATAAGGCGCAGTTGCACGGGGCTGATCGTCTGAACCCGACGGCGCTGTCTTGTCTCGATCGGGAAACGCCCGCTTTTTGAAAGCATCCGGCTTTTTGCTGTATTCCGGGCGGCTGGAGCGCTCGTGTTTTGACCCGGAAGACGGTTGCCGATCGCGATCACCGGACGGTTTTTTGCGATCACCGAATGACTTGCCGGGTTTCGATCTGCTGCGTGGCGCGTCGATCATTGCCGGCACACCATCGAGCCGTGTGACCGTCACCTTCCTGTCTTTGCGGTCCAGCATCTTGTCAGGCCCGATAGCAGCCATGAAGCTGTCCGCATGGGCAGCGTCAAGTTGCACAAACGTCTCGTCATCCTTGATCTTGATGGCACCGATCTGCTTGTTGGTAATCCCGCCGCCTTCACACAACACTGGAATTAGCCAGCGCGGTTCGGCATTCTGCCGGTATCCGACCGACAGGGACAGCCAGACACTTGCGCCAAACTCCTCAAACTGTTTCTTCGCCGGTTCAGCGGTAGAGACTTCCTGAAGTTCCTCCGGTGCCGAGCGGCCGGCGCGGTAAAGCCGGACAAAGGCCGCGGCAATCTGTTCCGCTCCATGAAGCTCAACCAGTTCCCGCGCAAAGGCCTGTTCCTCTTCCTGCACCGGTTCGCTCAATGCCGGATCAGCCAGAAGCCGTTCATCGTCACGGCGCATAACCTCATCGGCCGATGGCGGCTGTGCCCAGGCAGCGGTCAGCCGACCACTGCCGAGCAGGCGCTCGGCCCGTTTGCGGCCATTCTTTGGCACAATCAGCGCACTGACACCCTTGCGCCCTGCCCGGCCGGTCCGGCCGCTGCGGTGCAACAGGATTTCCGGGTTGGTCGGCAGATCAGCGTGGATCACCAGGTCCAGATTTGGCAGATCGATGCCGCGCGCGGCAACATCAGTCGCCACACACACCCGGGCACGGCCATCGCGCATTGCCTGCAAGGCGTGGGTGCGTTCATTCTGGCTCAATTCACCTGACAGTGCGACGACGGAGAAGCCGCGATTGTTCAGCCGCGCTGTCATGTGATTGACAGTGGCCCGTGTATTGCAGAACACCAGCGCATTCTTCGCTTCATAGAAACGCAGAATGTTGATGATGGCATTTTCTTTCTCATTATGAGCCACCACCAGTGCGCGATATTCAATATCGACGTGCTGCTTCTTTTCCTCGGACGTCGATACGCGGACCGCATCGCGCTGATATTTCTTCGCCAGATTGGCAATCATCCGCGGAACGGTTGCAGAAAACATCAATGTCTGGCGTTCCGCCGGAGTGGTTTCAAGAATGAATTCCAGATCTTCCCGGAACCCCAGATCCAGCATTTCATCAGCCTCATCCAGCACCACCGCTTTCAACTGCGTGGTATCCAGCGATTTCCGGGTGATGTGGTCGCGCAACCGCCCTGGTGTGCCAACAACGATATGCGCACCCTTCGCCAGTGTCCGGCGCTCGGTGCGCATATCCATGCCACCGACGCAGGACGCGATGATGGCTCCGGTTTCGCCATACAGCCATTCCAGTTCGCGCTTCACCTGCAAGGCCAGTTCGCGGGTCGGGGCCACGGCCAGCGCCAGCGGAGCAGAAGCTCGTTCAAAGCGCTCGGCACCCTCCATCAATGTCGGAGCAAGGGCAAGGCCAAAGGCGACAGTTTTGCCCGACCCGGTTTGCGCCGAAACCAGCATATCGGCACCGTTCACATGCGGCTCCAGAACCGCACTTTGAACCGGCGTCAATTCGCTATAGCCGCGCTTGCTCAGCGCCTGGGCAAGCGCCGGGACGATGCCTTGGAACTCTGTCATGATAAAACTTTCGGAACATTGGTTTCGTGCACATCCTTGCGGACAATCCGTTTCGGCCGTGCATGTCAGCGTCGGTCATCCGCGCTGAAGGAAATATAAGTGCTGCTATCTAATGGGCGCCACGCATCTTGTCCAGAGAAAGCATGGCTTTTCCTTGGCTCAAACGGTGCGGGGATAGGCAATTTCCCCGCCGGTCAAAGGTTTGGCAACAGAAGTAGTGCCGGGAAACGAGATCGGAAGATTGCGTAAATGCCGCGCCGCAAGATAGGCAAAGGCATTCGCTTCGATAAACACATCGTCCCAGCCCAGATCGGAAGCAATCTGCGGTTTGAGCATTGCCGAAGCCGTCAGAAGACGCATCATCATAGGGTTCTTTACACCGCCCCCTGACACGATCATGGATTTCGCCTGGTCCGGATACCAGCGCCCCGCTGCGCTGATGGCCGCCACGGTAAATGCCGTCAATGTCGCCATGCAATCCTCGGCACTGTGGCCCGCGACACAGGACAAAGCGAATTCATGAAATTCCCTGCGATCCAGAGATTTCGGTGGCCTGCGCTCAAAAAAGCGATGCGCCATCAGACCGTCCAGCACATCCTCAACAACTTCGCCGCGCCCGGCCACCTTGCCATCTTCATCCATCCGCACACCGAATTCCGCTTGCATGAAATCATCCAGCAAGGCGTTGCCGGGACCGGTATCAAAGGCCAGCAATTCACCGTCAGCACCAATATAGCTGACATTCGCAACCCCGCCGATATTCAGAAATATTGCCGGTTTTGCCGCGCCAAGTGCTTCGACCAGCGCTGCGTGAAATACCGGGGCCAGCGGCGCACCTTCGCCGCCATGCGCCACATCATTCTGGCGCAGATCATAAATCACAGGGACCCCCAGTTCATCGGCGATGCGCTGCGCATCACCGATCTGCACAGTCAGTTTGCGGCCAGGATCGTGAAAGATTGTCTGACCGTGAAATCCGACATGATCAATGGTCATGTCCGAGGCCTCGATCTGTTGTTTCAGAGCGCGGATGTGAACATCCGTGACGATCTGCTCCGCCTCTGCGATGACGCCACTACGCTCTGTCCGCTCAAGAATCCTGGCTCCCGCATCGAAAGCGGCCTGAAGCACGCCGCGCTGCGCATCGCTGTAGGCTGTGAAACTGGTGGCGCCGGGAATAAGCTGCGTCTCGCCATCTGTGATCAGCACGGCTATGTCGACGCCGTCGAGTGATGTTCCGCTCATGGTTCCGGCAATGGTGTAGGACTTGTTCATGCATAAACCCTGTTTTGGGATGCATTTTCCGAAAATCGCTGTTAGGACAGCGCCGCAGCCTAATCGAAAAACACCTATTCAAGAGCTTGTCCCATGTCCGTCAGCCTCTCTCAAGTCAAGTCTGACTTCCTGCGCGTCATGATTGAACGCGGCTTTGTCCACCAGATTTCAGATTTGGAAGGGCTGGATGCGCTGTTCAGCAAGCAGGTGGTGACGGCCTATATCGGTTTCGATCCGACCGCCAGCTCCCTTCATGCCGGCAGTCTCATCCAGATCATGATGCTGCACTGGCTGCAGCAGACCGGACATCGCCCTGTCACGCTGATGGGCGGCGGCACCGGCATGGTCGGTGATCCGTCCTTCAAGGACGAAGCGCGCAAGCTGATGACACCGGACATCATCAACAGCAATGTCGAAGCCATCAAGAAAAGCTTTTCAGCCTATATCAGATATGATGACAGCCCGACGGGCGCGATTATGGCGAACAACGCCGACTGGCTTCTAAAGCTCAACTATCTGGAATTCCTGCGCGATGTCGGTGTGCATTTTTCAGTCAACCGGATGCTGGCCTTTGACAGTGTCAAACAGCGGCTGGAGCGCGAGCAATCGCTGTCATTTCTGGAATTCAACTACATGATTCTGCAGGCCTATGATTTTGTCGAATTGAGCAAGCGGTTCGACTGCCGCCTGCAAATGGGCGGGTCGGACCAGTGGGGCAACATCATCAACGGCATTGATCTTGGCCACCGTCTGGATACGCCGCAGCTTTATGCGCTGACGACACCGTTGCTGACGACATCTTCCGGAGCAAAAATGGGTAAGTCGGCCAATGGAGCGGTCTGGCTCGATCCGCAATTGCTCAGCCCGTATGATTTCTGGCAATACTGGCGCAACACTGAAGATGACGATGTAGAACGCTTCCTCAAGCTTTACACCATCCTGCCACTGGATGAGGTGGCAAAGCTGGCCGCACTTGAAGGCGGCGAGCGGAACGAGGCCAAGAAAATTCTGGCGACAGAAATCACCGCCCTGCTGCACGGCCGTGAAGCAGCGGAAAAAGCCCGGGAGACCGCCCGCCAGACATTCGAGGAAGGCGCGATTTCCGCAGATCTGCCAACTGTCGAAATGGCCTCCGAAGATCTGACGGATCTGGGCATTCTGTCGGCCCTCGTCACAGCAGGGCTGGCGGCGTCGAACAGCGAGGCGCGGCGCCATGTCAAAGGCGGTGCGGTGAAGGTCAACGATAGTGCCTTTGTCGATGAGCGCGGCACCATCGGCCCGCAGAATCTGACCGGCGATGGTGTCATCAAACTATCTCTGGGCAAAAAGAAACACGTGCTTTTGAAACCAATTTAGCGGTATTCAAAAATGCGTCTGAAAATACCCGGCGCAATGGCGGAGATCGGATTGACCGTCAGCAGCGGGCTGCTCATATTTCCTGATACCCTGAAGGTGACGCCCAACAGGCCCTGATCGCGCCGCCCGCCCATAATGGTTCCAACGATTGGAATACGCGAAAACGCGTTGTTGAGCCCGTATGCAGGCACGTAAACGCCGTTAAGGCGCAACTCTGACGCTTTCAGATCAATGCTGCCATTCAGGGTGACTCCCATAGCGGGACCACGGATTTGGGCGTCGTCCATAACAAGGCGGCCATTGCGCAAGTTGAAATTCATGCTTGCTTCTTCGAAGCTGCGCACAGTCGGCGCGGCCGCTGCTCTGCCGTTTTGACCCGGAATACTCTTTGCCAGTTGCTCCAGGCTCTGACTGCCACCAACCCGGAATTTGGCGAGCACCAACTGCCCCACAGTAGCCAGATCGCCCCTGCCGAGGGAGGCCGACAGCGTGAGCGTGCCACCTTTCACATTGCTGGAGATATCCAGAAAACTGATCAGACTGCCACCATTTCGCGTATTCAGGCTCAGCCAGGAGGAGCCGTTGCCGCCTTCAATGGTGGCATTCACCGGCGCATTGCCACCCTGTGAACCGGAGAATTGGAGTGACGAGGGGACACCGCCATCGGTGCGCAGCGAGAATTTGGCATCCTTGATAAATTGTCCACCAAATCCGGTCAGAGAGCGCACATTACCGTCAATCACGTAGCTGGTTTTGTCGCCGCCGGTGCCGCTGTTGGCATCTTTTTTCAGGACCATGATAAGGCCCCGGGCATCGATTTGCTCACCATTAATAGCGATACGATAAGAATTTTTTGCAGTTCGGCTGACATCGACGGCGACTTTGTCGCCTCGGCGCAGAGATACATCTCGCAGGTCAAGCCGCTCAAGCCCTCGTGCCGAACTGATGGTGGCATCTCCTGACGCCGAGAAACCGTCCCCGGTCAGTCTGATAT from Pararhizobium sp. IMCC3301 includes the following:
- a CDS encoding tripartite tricarboxylate transporter TctB family protein produces the protein MSSLKPPITQAVYSNSDFWTGAVIFVTGFIAAWMASGFDDLSRPYPLSLGIILAILGLLLSIKAVIGTSDRVSFILSLQSAVPSVIIIVSWITAISTGLGYLIPTFLMQAAFMILCGMRDAKKITLFAALVSTVSYTVFMVLLGVRIPTPVASWIL
- a CDS encoding tripartite tricarboxylate transporter substrate binding protein; translation: MRIFKSLTLAFSLLMAGSVVASAQADDYPTKTIDLVVPFDPGGSVDTTSRIIAETANTILEGSKVNVVNRAGGGGVVGQTSVANAEPDGYSVLAMTSSVVTNPQMKGASYSVKDFKLVALYNLDPEVIVVPATSPIKSAKDFMKAAKEKKLNIVIAGVGTSHHMSGLAIERVSDVSFNYLPTKGFGAQVQAIAGGHADAALWPLGEATAQAANGSVRILTVASEERVADFPDVPTFQEAGIDIPIWATFRGWAVPKDTPDSVVATLSELMKKTYETPAYVEKMKSAGYVATYRDAEGFQFVVDNYSKLTSVIIDEAGLGKK
- a CDS encoding LysR substrate-binding domain-containing protein, which produces MSPEIQISQLKSLIAIDEEGSFSAAARRVGRTQSAITQQMRNLELVIGTQLFAAKGRHRELTEAGRTLLRHSHEIVSLCNQAVSASARNQNSGVIRIGAPQEIAEELLLKILKEFSELWTTVRVVVHIDRSPKLMQMLENGELDLSLSTRRSRNYESIALLNMSVHWIAAENWKYNPNDPLPLVLSDEPSMFRRIALSALDLSGQTYIEKVTSSSMSGVRLAVAAEIGITARTKSAFFMGSKTLDEQSGLPPLPDVTYYLHRSEQQSSQASKDLFDMISNFKHI
- a CDS encoding anhydro-N-acetylmuramic acid kinase — protein: MNKSYTIAGTMSGTSLDGVDIAVLITDGETQLIPGATSFTAYSDAQRGVLQAAFDAGARILERTERSGVIAEAEQIVTDVHIRALKQQIEASDMTIDHVGFHGQTIFHDPGRKLTVQIGDAQRIADELGVPVIYDLRQNDVAHGGEGAPLAPVFHAALVEALGAAKPAIFLNIGGVANVSYIGADGELLAFDTGPGNALLDDFMQAEFGVRMDEDGKVAGRGEVVEDVLDGLMAHRFFERRPPKSLDRREFHEFALSCVAGHSAEDCMATLTAFTVAAISAAGRWYPDQAKSMIVSGGGVKNPMMMRLLTASAMLKPQIASDLGWDDVFIEANAFAYLAARHLRNLPISFPGTTSVAKPLTGGEIAYPRTV
- the tyrS gene encoding tyrosine--tRNA ligase, coding for MSVSLSQVKSDFLRVMIERGFVHQISDLEGLDALFSKQVVTAYIGFDPTASSLHAGSLIQIMMLHWLQQTGHRPVTLMGGGTGMVGDPSFKDEARKLMTPDIINSNVEAIKKSFSAYIRYDDSPTGAIMANNADWLLKLNYLEFLRDVGVHFSVNRMLAFDSVKQRLEREQSLSFLEFNYMILQAYDFVELSKRFDCRLQMGGSDQWGNIINGIDLGHRLDTPQLYALTTPLLTTSSGAKMGKSANGAVWLDPQLLSPYDFWQYWRNTEDDDVERFLKLYTILPLDEVAKLAALEGGERNEAKKILATEITALLHGREAAEKARETARQTFEEGAISADLPTVEMASEDLTDLGILSALVTAGLAASNSEARRHVKGGAVKVNDSAFVDERGTIGPQNLTGDGVIKLSLGKKKHVLLKPI